One stretch of Plasmodium vivax chromosome 8, whole genome shotgun sequence DNA includes these proteins:
- a CDS encoding 40S ribosomal protein S20e, putative (encoded by transcript PVX_094375A), translating to MSKLMKGAVESEKFRLRRIRIALTSKSLRAIEKVCSDIMKGAKEKNLNVSGPVRLPVKTLRITTRKSPCGEGTNTWDRFELRIYKRLIDLYSQCEVVTQMTSINIDPGVEVEVIITDS from the exons ATGAGTAAATTGATGAAAGGAGCCGTTGAAAGCGAGAAGTTTAGACTTCGTCGCATTCGTATTGCTTTAACCTCCAAGAGTTTGAGGGCCATAGagaaag TCTGCAGCGACATCATGAAAGgcgcgaaggagaagaacctAAACGTGTCCGGACCGGTGAGGCTACCAGTAAAAACGCTGAGGATAACGACGAGGAAATCTCCATGCGGTGAAGGTACCAACACCTGGGATAGATTCGAACTCAGAATTTATAAAAGACTGATTGATTTGTATTCCCAATGTGAGGTTGTTACGCAGATGACATCCATCAACATTGACCCTGGGGTTGAGGTTGAGGTTATTATAACAGATTCGTAA